Genomic window (Ruminococcus flavefaciens AE3010):
CACCTGACTTTATGGGAGCATACAGGAACGGCTGTCCTATGACTGTGAACTCAAAGTCGTTCACAACTCCTGCCGCCGTTGTCACGGAAACTGTACTCTCTTTCGGAGCAAGCCGAATCTTCTCTGAACTGCCGCCCACTATATCCGCGGTAATATCCGCAGGCAGGGGCACTTCCATGAGCCTTGCTGTCTGAAAGCCATAGTCGTACAAAGCCATGTGGTCGTTCCAGTCATTGCGGTCATTGAGGGTCACGCAGATAAGGTCCTTGCCGTCACGCTCACAAGCGGACACGAGACACCGCCCCGCTTCGTCGGTAAAGCCTGTTTTTACACCGTAAACTCCGTCGTACATGGTCAGCAGCTTATTTGTATTTTTCAGCCACCGCTCATATGGCGGAGCGCCGAACCTGAGCTTTATGCTTGATTTTGAGCATATATCGCGGAATATATCGTTTTTCAGCGCTTCACGGGCAAGGAGAGCCATGTCCGCAGCCGATGAGCCGTGTCCCTCACCCTCAAGTCCCGAGGGCGTGACGAAATAGGTCTTGGAGAGTCCCATTTCACGGGCGCGGTCGTTCATAAGCTCCGCGAATTTCTCGATACTGCCCGATATCTTAACAGCCGCCGCATTTGCAGCGTCGTTTCCCGACGGAAGCAGCATACCGCAGCACAGGGCGTACTTGGTGACGATATCTCCCTCTCGAAGTCCCATGGATGAGCCCTCCACCTTTATGGCTTCGCTGTCCACGGTGAATTCGTCGTAAAGTCCGCCGCTTTCAAGGCACAGGAGAGTTGTCATTATCTTGGTGGTGCTTGCCATTGGCAGCTTTTCAGCTGCATTATGAGCGTAGATGACCTCTCCCGTATCAGCAGAGATGACCACCGCCGCCTTTGCTGAAATTTCGGGCGGTTCAGCTCCAAAGGCAGTCAGACCGCCAAGAGCTCCCCACACTATGATGAATGACGAAAATACTGCAACAAGACCTTTCACAGGCACACCTCCGCACAAAAGCTATGCTAAAGGATATGCCGAAAT
Coding sequences:
- a CDS encoding D-alanyl-D-alanine carboxypeptidase family protein; the protein is MKGLVAVFSSFIIVWGALGGLTAFGAEPPEISAKAAVVISADTGEVIYAHNAAEKLPMASTTKIMTTLLCLESGGLYDEFTVDSEAIKVEGSSMGLREGDIVTKYALCCGMLLPSGNDAANAAAVKISGSIEKFAELMNDRAREMGLSKTYFVTPSGLEGEGHGSSAADMALLAREALKNDIFRDICSKSSIKLRFGAPPYERWLKNTNKLLTMYDGVYGVKTGFTDEAGRCLVSACERDGKDLICVTLNDRNDWNDHMALYDYGFQTARLMEVPLPADITADIVGGSSEKIRLAPKESTVSVTTAAGVVNDFEFTVIGQPFLYAPIKSGEEAGKLRISYLGGEVETVPLYAAEDIAYKNIRSESSEKGLLARIKETLGRSFSR